CCGCGCGCGCGGATCGCCTTGTCGCCGAACGAGAGCGGCTGCCCGGCAGCGACCGAGATCTGCTCCTTGACCAGGTCGAAACCGGTCACTTCCTCCGTCACCGGGTGCTCGACCTGGATCCGGGTATTCATCTCCATGAAAGAGAACTGCCCGTCCGCGTCGAGGAGGAACTCGATCGTTCCGGCGCCGGTGTAGCCGACCGCCTTCGCGGCCTTCACCGCCGCCTCGCCCATCCGGGCGCGCAGGGCGTCGTCGAGAGCCACCGAGGGCGATTCCTCGAGCAGCTTCTGGTGGCGGCGCTGGATCGAGCACTCGCGCTCCCCGAGATGGATCACTTTTCCGAAGCGGTCGCCGAAGACCTGGAACTCGATGTGGCGCGGTGCCGTGAGGTACTTCTCCAGGTAGATCTCGGCGTTGCCGAACGCCTTCTCCGCCTCTCCCCGCGCGATCTCGTAGAACGACGCGAGATCGCGCTCGTTCTGCGCGACCCGCATCCCTCGCCCGCCTCCGCCCGCCGAGGCCTTGAGGATCACCGGGTAGCCGATGCGGCGCGCGACCTCGACCGCCTCATCGAGCGTCTCGAGCGCACCGGAAGATCCGGGAAGCGTCGGCACCCCGGCTTTCTCCATCGTCTTGCGGGCGAGCGCCTTGTCTCCCATCGTCCGGATCGCCTCGGGGCTCGGGCCGATGAAGGCGATCCGGCAATCGGCCAGGATTTCCGCGAAGCGGGAGTTCTCCGACAGGAACCCGTAGCCGGGATGGATGGCGTCCGCCTCGGTGATCTCGGCCGCGGAGACGATCGAGGCGACGTTCAGGTACGACGCCGACGGCGGGTACGGGCCGATGCAGACGTCCTCGTCGGCGTAGCGGACATGGAGCGCTTCGCGGTCGGCCTCGCTGTAGACGGCGACCGTGCGGATGCCGAGCTCCCGGCA
The sequence above is a segment of the Thermoanaerobaculia bacterium genome. Coding sequences within it:
- the accC gene encoding acetyl-CoA carboxylase biotin carboxylase subunit → MFKKILVANRGEIALRVISACRELGIRTVAVYSEADREALHVRYADEDVCIGPYPPSASYLNVASIVSAAEITEADAIHPGYGFLSENSRFAEILADCRIAFIGPSPEAIRTMGDKALARKTMEKAGVPTLPGSSGALETLDEAVEVARRIGYPVILKASAGGGGRGMRVAQNERDLASFYEIARGEAEKAFGNAEIYLEKYLTAPRHIEFQVFGDRFGKVIHLGERECSIQRRHQKLLEESPSVALDDALRARMGEAAVKAAKAVGYTGAGTIEFLLDADGQFSFMEMNTRIQVEHPVTEEVTGFDLVKEQISVAAGQPLSFGDKAIRARGHAIEFRINAEDPEKFTPSPGRLTVFHPPGGTGVRVDTAAYQGYVIPPHYDSMIAKLIVRGKDRA